In Paenibacillus sp. FSL M7-0420, a single genomic region encodes these proteins:
- a CDS encoding methyl-accepting chemotaxis protein: MSQLIPKRPVRSTSIANTLAIVLLVIILVVFSILGTFFYSSTRSILVSQQESMLMTKTQGIVSQFDALFKEKGSLVKQMSTNSIFQKYIESTTADQITTSPHAAEALATLADIVKSEPSFADAWVAGLSGKGYFLQHDGLTSKSDFDIRTRPYFKPVSESKGLYYSEPYADVISGKMLMGIFYPILNESSQMIGFIAADIAFDDIPQIMQSYSLGSTGFSILATRSGDILYHPDEAKVLKEKITESPGDLGAIGKKMINGESGVSLIDDNGDPRYIGYATSKDTGWSVGLTITRQEALSELTAFTRITITGFAVAAVVLVFICYLTLRYLLRSIPKLLAAIRRIADGDLTVQLSDASRNEIGQIAHGIAGMVQKIQGMIQVIHNTTQVLAQSSHHLQAISTKTAITMNETATAINEIANATNYQSAESESILHKTGALSDQIDEITSEAKAVGTMVQTSAQLSSSGLDLVEQLSKAAEDNHRSTQAMSSLIEDIDLSRHEISGIVGTVNQIATQTNLLALNASIEAARAGEHGRGFAVVAGEVRKLAEQTARATEEIYKKVSAIEEKTNLSVEHTTLNLTIAEENANSVENAKQLFFSLNSDLEELKVRMLQISNNTSIVHKHKDEILQAIEVISSTTEENSASTEEVSANTQEQLGSIEQVAELSRELSVISLKLEEELRQFKLE, from the coding sequence ATGTCACAGCTAATTCCAAAACGGCCAGTCCGCTCAACCAGCATTGCCAACACATTGGCCATTGTACTGCTAGTCATTATTCTTGTCGTCTTCTCGATCCTGGGTACCTTTTTCTATTCCAGCACCCGAAGCATTCTAGTAAGCCAGCAAGAGTCGATGCTGATGACCAAAACACAGGGAATTGTCAGCCAGTTCGATGCCCTGTTCAAGGAGAAGGGCTCACTGGTCAAACAAATGTCCACCAACTCGATTTTTCAAAAATATATTGAGAGCACTACAGCAGATCAAATCACCACTTCCCCCCACGCCGCAGAAGCACTCGCCACACTGGCGGACATTGTAAAGTCTGAGCCCTCCTTCGCAGATGCCTGGGTGGCCGGGTTATCCGGGAAGGGATATTTCCTCCAACATGACGGTCTGACCTCTAAATCGGACTTTGATATCCGCACCCGCCCCTACTTCAAGCCTGTATCCGAATCCAAGGGTCTCTATTATTCTGAACCTTACGCCGACGTCATTAGCGGCAAAATGCTGATGGGCATTTTCTATCCGATTCTGAATGAGAGCAGCCAAATGATCGGCTTCATTGCCGCAGATATTGCCTTCGATGACATCCCCCAGATCATGCAGAGCTACTCCCTGGGAAGCACCGGGTTCTCCATTCTGGCTACCCGCTCTGGCGATATTCTCTACCACCCGGATGAAGCCAAGGTTCTGAAGGAGAAGATTACAGAGAGTCCGGGCGATCTCGGAGCCATCGGTAAAAAAATGATTAACGGCGAATCCGGCGTATCGCTTATTGATGATAATGGTGACCCCCGTTATATCGGCTATGCCACCAGCAAGGATACCGGATGGTCTGTAGGCTTAACCATTACCCGGCAAGAGGCGCTTAGCGAGCTGACGGCCTTCACCCGGATAACCATTACCGGTTTTGCTGTCGCCGCTGTTGTCCTGGTGTTCATCTGTTATCTCACACTGCGCTACCTGTTACGCTCCATTCCAAAACTGCTGGCCGCTATCAGACGGATTGCAGACGGAGACCTGACGGTTCAGCTGAGTGACGCCTCTCGCAATGAGATCGGACAGATTGCTCATGGCATTGCGGGCATGGTCCAGAAGATTCAAGGCATGATTCAGGTCATCCATAATACGACTCAGGTGCTGGCCCAATCCTCCCACCACCTGCAAGCCATCTCAACCAAAACCGCGATAACTATGAACGAAACGGCTACGGCCATCAATGAAATTGCGAATGCCACCAACTACCAGTCCGCTGAATCTGAGAGCATTCTCCACAAAACCGGTGCATTATCGGATCAAATTGACGAAATCACCAGTGAAGCCAAGGCTGTAGGAACCATGGTACAGACCTCTGCGCAGCTCAGCAGTTCAGGCCTTGACTTGGTGGAACAGCTCTCCAAAGCCGCAGAAGACAATCACAGATCCACACAGGCGATGTCATCCCTCATTGAGGATATTGATCTGAGCCGTCATGAGATATCGGGTATCGTAGGCACAGTGAATCAAATTGCTACCCAGACCAATCTGCTCGCTCTTAATGCTTCCATTGAAGCTGCCCGGGCAGGTGAACATGGCAGAGGTTTTGCCGTGGTGGCGGGTGAGGTGCGTAAGCTTGCCGAGCAGACGGCCCGGGCTACCGAGGAAATATACAAGAAGGTCAGCGCCATTGAGGAAAAAACAAACCTGTCAGTAGAACACACTACGCTTAACCTTACGATTGCTGAAGAGAACGCCAACTCCGTAGAGAATGCGAAGCAGCTCTTCTTCAGCCTGAACAGTGACCTCGAGGAGCTGAAGGTTCGGATGCTGCAGATCAGCAATAACACTTCGATTGTCCACAAGCATAAGGATGAAATCCTGCAGGCGATTGAGGTCATCTCTTCCACCACCGAGGAGAATTCCGCCTCCACCGAAGAGGTCAGCGCCAACACACAAGAGCAGCTTGGCAGTATTGAACAGGTCGCGGAACTATCCCGGGAGCTGAGCGTGATCTCCCTGAAGCTGGAGGAGGAGCTGCGGCAGTTCAAGCTGGAGTAG
- a CDS encoding (2Fe-2S)-binding protein, with translation MGNTDGLQGAERYFIFPEPIENAVVTLRLTELCMPAHAEHLLTTYASMLGTEDKRIAAAIFCTWIAGICGAKYALLTAADPLAHALRLNNLSVQLVRTDGYPEFAFPIHNHREGIYNRNRNGNEIIDELGLFYTNEVRPIIAALAEASQTKAVMLWKHVYNQLYTFIEEDALDASNECSRSQIHRQFQAVLWELTPEAFGLRSNPFHITPKFRRDPHPPHDTISVKATCCLAYKLRADHDYCGGCPII, from the coding sequence ATGGGCAACACTGACGGGCTCCAGGGGGCTGAACGTTATTTCATCTTCCCCGAACCTATTGAGAACGCAGTGGTTACTTTACGACTGACAGAATTATGTATGCCCGCACATGCTGAGCATCTGCTTACCACTTATGCTTCCATGCTCGGGACTGAGGATAAACGTATAGCGGCAGCCATCTTCTGCACATGGATCGCCGGGATCTGCGGAGCCAAATACGCACTGCTCACAGCCGCAGACCCGCTGGCTCATGCCTTGCGACTGAATAACCTGTCTGTGCAGCTCGTCCGCACGGATGGGTATCCCGAATTCGCCTTCCCTATCCATAACCATCGGGAGGGTATCTACAACCGGAACAGGAATGGAAATGAGATCATAGATGAGCTAGGGTTGTTCTACACGAACGAGGTCAGACCAATTATAGCTGCGCTTGCCGAGGCTTCACAGACCAAAGCGGTGATGCTGTGGAAGCATGTCTATAATCAGTTGTATACTTTTATCGAAGAGGATGCTCTTGACGCCTCCAATGAGTGCAGCCGCAGCCAGATCCACAGGCAATTCCAAGCTGTACTCTGGGAGCTGACGCCGGAGGCATTCGGACTTCGCAGCAATCCATTCCATATCACACCCAAATTCCGGAGAGACCCCCACCCTCCGCACGATACGATATCTGTGAAGGCTACCTGCTGTCTGGCCTATAAACTCAGAGCGGATCATGACTATTGCGGCGGATGTCCTATCATTTAA
- a CDS encoding ABC transporter substrate-binding protein gives MRQMRQRMVFCMAIVLTLVMTACSNNSGQAKVAADAEADSRVVGSEKGEIKIPAHPARVIGLSVVYPEFLQALGVTPVAVQNYQEEFPTYLEEPFKDTLKMGIAQTPNFEMILSANPDLILAPTWWSAKDYDQLSGIAPTVLLPQRDGWRDELKDIAGVLGKTELAEKVIKDLEAQEAEAKQKLDDLVGNETVMYMMVMPGSFVLYGDQIDRGKFLHTTLGLEMIPNFPTKDPSLSISLEKLPEYNPDHIFLQLNNEDDAGVKKTYEDLLKSPLWKNMTAVKKNQVYTMAGKDWFNLGMSPLANRYAVDAVLQAFEGNSK, from the coding sequence ATGCGACAGATGAGACAAAGAATGGTGTTCTGCATGGCGATAGTATTAACATTGGTCATGACGGCTTGCTCCAACAACAGTGGACAGGCCAAGGTGGCCGCAGACGCTGAAGCAGATTCCCGGGTAGTAGGCAGTGAGAAAGGCGAGATCAAAATCCCCGCCCATCCGGCCAGAGTGATTGGATTGTCTGTGGTCTACCCGGAATTCCTGCAGGCCCTGGGGGTTACGCCCGTTGCTGTACAGAACTACCAGGAGGAGTTCCCGACTTATCTAGAGGAGCCCTTCAAGGATACGCTGAAGATGGGCATAGCCCAAACTCCGAATTTTGAAATGATTCTCTCTGCCAATCCTGATCTGATCCTCGCCCCTACATGGTGGTCGGCTAAGGATTATGACCAGTTGTCGGGGATCGCTCCGACGGTTCTGCTGCCGCAGCGCGATGGCTGGCGGGATGAGCTGAAGGATATCGCCGGGGTACTCGGCAAGACGGAGCTTGCAGAGAAGGTAATTAAGGATCTGGAGGCTCAAGAGGCAGAAGCCAAGCAGAAGCTGGATGATCTGGTGGGTAATGAAACGGTGATGTACATGATGGTGATGCCGGGCAGCTTCGTTCTTTACGGGGATCAGATTGACCGCGGAAAATTCCTTCACACTACGCTTGGGCTGGAGATGATCCCGAATTTCCCGACTAAAGATCCTTCCTTATCCATCTCCCTGGAGAAGCTGCCGGAATATAATCCCGATCACATCTTCCTTCAGTTGAATAACGAGGACGATGCCGGGGTGAAGAAAACCTATGAAGATCTGCTGAAGAGTCCATTATGGAAGAACATGACGGCGGTCAAAAAGAACCAGGTCTACACCATGGCCGGCAAGGATTGGTTCAACCTGGGGATGTCTCCTCTGGCTAACCGTTATGCGGTAGATGCGGTGCTTCAGGCCTTTGAAGGCAACTCCAAATAA
- a CDS encoding helix-turn-helix domain-containing protein: MNSKDGIPPAGAFGQLDQMWFRLRSSEQNSSLTGGCSLRLQFLESHLLLIPVSGRGWITVDGKYGELRAGAAFVCLPGQLIEACLDSSGEPNIFILRFDVFSQRNLPVQPGRTSSTEPLLPFPLEGETAMSSTVTYSKHCEAITASLGSTDPLQQLLAQSRFYELLFSLLSDARQLQPSDTDTIMERAKTYIEQHYREELSIGLLAAEAGTSVRHFIRLFKQTYGLSAIEYLTEYRIRQARSLMLPHSNYELKDIAAYVGYKDVPYFRRKFKQITGVAPATFMRNAKLKIVAYHGSLIGTLLTLNIIPCAAPADHPWTEYYRRKYETDAALPLALDDAIRIHQLASLRPDYILGLEPSVSRRMLPQLQAIAPTFFVSTLQTDWRTQLHFIGECVGRAPEAAAWLNNYERKAKSIRAQLGQGSAMGKLLLARISGQSITVLSTRSLAEVFYDDLNFIPASVVDRRLSNQTLTPEELWSSDADKLLFIVDEDAASQAVWSAFRDRESLLPPDPAGFSRIEYLPPYPWTEYNSFTQELVLDSALALWRNQT, encoded by the coding sequence ATGAACAGTAAGGATGGAATCCCGCCTGCGGGAGCCTTCGGACAGCTTGATCAGATGTGGTTCAGGCTTCGGAGCAGCGAGCAGAACAGCAGTCTCACGGGAGGGTGTTCACTCCGACTGCAATTCCTTGAATCGCATCTGCTCCTGATTCCAGTTTCGGGCCGGGGCTGGATCACTGTGGACGGCAAGTATGGCGAACTCAGAGCGGGAGCTGCCTTTGTCTGCCTGCCGGGGCAATTAATCGAAGCCTGCCTGGACAGTTCGGGCGAACCGAATATATTCATTCTGCGGTTCGATGTATTTAGCCAGCGGAATCTGCCTGTACAACCGGGCCGGACAAGCTCAACGGAGCCCCTGCTCCCCTTCCCCCTGGAAGGAGAAACAGCGATGTCTTCAACAGTTACATACAGCAAACACTGCGAGGCTATCACCGCTTCCCTTGGCAGTACTGACCCCTTACAGCAGCTGCTTGCCCAGAGCAGATTCTATGAGCTGCTGTTCAGTCTGCTCAGCGATGCCAGGCAGCTGCAGCCTAGCGATACCGATACGATTATGGAACGCGCCAAGACCTATATAGAGCAGCATTACCGTGAAGAGCTATCCATCGGTCTGCTTGCTGCTGAAGCAGGCACCAGCGTCAGGCATTTCATCCGGCTGTTCAAACAGACCTATGGTCTCAGCGCGATCGAGTACCTGACCGAATACCGGATCAGACAAGCAAGAAGTCTTATGCTGCCGCATTCGAATTATGAATTGAAGGATATCGCCGCTTATGTCGGTTACAAGGACGTTCCTTATTTCCGGCGCAAATTCAAGCAAATTACCGGTGTAGCTCCCGCGACCTTCATGCGGAATGCCAAGCTGAAGATCGTTGCCTACCACGGCAGCCTGATTGGGACGTTGCTTACCCTGAATATTATTCCCTGCGCCGCACCGGCTGACCATCCCTGGACAGAATATTACCGCCGTAAATATGAGACAGATGCGGCGCTGCCGCTTGCCCTAGATGACGCTATCCGCATCCATCAGCTTGCTTCCCTACGCCCTGATTATATTCTGGGGCTGGAACCATCGGTCAGCCGGAGGATGCTACCGCAGCTTCAGGCGATCGCCCCCACGTTCTTTGTGTCTACGCTCCAAACGGATTGGCGCACGCAATTACACTTCATTGGAGAATGCGTGGGCAGAGCACCGGAAGCAGCCGCTTGGCTGAACAACTATGAGCGTAAGGCCAAGAGCATCCGGGCGCAATTAGGTCAAGGTTCAGCCATGGGCAAGCTGCTCCTTGCCCGCATATCCGGGCAGTCCATCACTGTGTTGTCTACCCGAAGCTTAGCTGAGGTGTTCTATGATGATCTGAATTTCATTCCGGCGTCCGTTGTGGACCGTAGACTGAGCAATCAGACATTAACCCCGGAGGAGCTGTGGTCGTCAGATGCGGACAAGCTGCTGTTCATAGTGGATGAGGATGCAGCTTCGCAGGCCGTATGGTCTGCGTTCCGGGACAGAGAGTCCTTGCTGCCCCCTGATCCCGCAGGGTTTTCACGAATCGAATACCTCCCTCCCTACCCTTGGACAGAGTATAACTCGTTCACCCAGGAGCTGGTTCTTGACTCCGCGCTGGCACTCTGGCGTAATCAGACATGA
- a CDS encoding 4-hydroxyphenylacetate 3-hydroxylase family protein has translation MPIKTGSQYIERIDRQNINIFYKGTRIEGPLSKHPAFQGLIQTQAEMYNMQCDERYLAQMTYPSPATGEPVGLSFLPPKNAEDLQRRRKMIELWSSCHHGFLGRSPDYMNTALMSLFTAADILEELNPKYAENLRKYYAYCRDQDITLSHAFIQPQASKISGQHDATEDSIAAKVVEINDEGMIVTGAFMMATQGATCDEMLVFPTPSPSFVDDDNPFAFAFAVPNDLHGMTFFCRESYAASSAYDHPLSSRYEEMDTLVIFDRVLIPHDRVFYYGDEMYCSRLFGESHFHTHLAHQIITRYIAKTEFFLGLLESLAEEQNIIPEPHTIQPISRTITYLETFKALRLASEIRASPDKFGYLVPDKGPLLASSVHFSEFYPELIEMVQNLSSSGLIMILSESDFDTSAGAYLSQYLKGTASEARFRNALFRLAWELGAGAFGGRQIQFERLFFGSSHTLAWRMYNSYDNHESFRHIIHEFIAPEESSPDLTTDGVSND, from the coding sequence GTGCCTATTAAAACAGGTAGCCAATACATCGAACGTATCGACCGGCAAAATATCAATATCTTTTACAAAGGAACACGGATCGAAGGCCCTTTATCCAAGCATCCCGCATTTCAAGGTCTCATACAAACCCAAGCCGAAATGTACAACATGCAGTGTGATGAGCGTTATTTAGCACAGATGACCTACCCTTCACCCGCTACAGGAGAGCCTGTTGGTCTATCTTTTCTTCCACCCAAGAATGCTGAAGATTTACAGCGCCGCAGAAAAATGATTGAACTCTGGTCCAGCTGCCATCATGGATTTTTAGGACGTTCGCCGGATTATATGAATACAGCCCTCATGTCTCTGTTTACAGCGGCCGATATCCTTGAGGAGCTAAATCCGAAATATGCTGAGAACCTCAGGAAGTACTATGCTTACTGCCGGGATCAAGACATTACCTTATCCCATGCCTTCATCCAGCCTCAAGCAAGCAAAATATCCGGCCAGCATGATGCTACAGAGGATTCTATCGCTGCTAAAGTCGTTGAAATCAATGATGAAGGGATGATTGTAACCGGTGCTTTTATGATGGCAACACAAGGGGCAACCTGCGATGAAATGCTTGTATTCCCGACCCCTTCCCCCTCGTTTGTGGATGATGATAATCCGTTCGCGTTTGCCTTTGCAGTACCTAATGATCTGCACGGGATGACTTTTTTTTGCCGTGAAAGCTACGCAGCCTCATCTGCCTACGATCATCCGCTAAGCTCAAGATATGAAGAAATGGATACACTAGTCATATTTGACCGCGTTCTTATCCCTCATGACCGTGTATTTTATTACGGAGATGAAATGTACTGTTCCCGATTATTCGGCGAGAGTCACTTCCATACGCATCTGGCCCATCAAATCATCACCCGCTATATTGCAAAAACAGAGTTCTTTCTCGGGTTGCTGGAATCTTTGGCAGAAGAACAAAACATTATCCCTGAGCCCCATACTATTCAGCCTATTTCCAGAACGATAACCTATTTAGAGACCTTCAAAGCCTTGAGACTTGCTTCTGAAATAAGGGCCTCCCCAGACAAATTCGGATATCTCGTTCCAGACAAAGGTCCACTTTTGGCTTCGTCCGTTCACTTTTCGGAGTTTTATCCAGAACTGATTGAAATGGTTCAAAATCTCAGTTCAAGCGGTCTCATCATGATCCTCTCGGAGTCCGACTTCGATACAAGCGCTGGTGCGTACCTCAGCCAGTATTTGAAGGGTACGGCTTCGGAGGCGCGGTTCCGAAACGCTCTATTCCGGCTTGCTTGGGAACTGGGAGCGGGTGCATTCGGGGGGCGACAAATCCAGTTTGAGCGGTTATTTTTTGGCAGCTCCCACACACTGGCCTGGCGCATGTACAACAGCTATGATAATCACGAATCCTTCCGTCATATCATTCACGAGTTCATTGCACCAGAAGAAAGTTCACCTGATTTAACAACGGATGGAGTTTCTAATGACTGA
- a CDS encoding OsmC family protein — protein MAALQTFKASAHLQDGVQVKVASRSFEFIIDEPKSLGGTDTGMNPVEALLASLGACQSIVARVYAPKFGVNLKDFFVEVEGDLDLDGFFNRSEVRPGYSDIRYTFRIKTDSPKEQVEEFVRFLESKCPVGDTLAYPVNLKLDSIIIES, from the coding sequence ATGGCCGCTCTCCAAACCTTTAAAGCATCTGCGCATTTGCAAGACGGAGTCCAAGTGAAAGTAGCCTCCCGAAGCTTTGAGTTTATTATCGATGAGCCCAAAAGCTTGGGCGGAACCGATACCGGAATGAATCCGGTCGAAGCTTTGCTGGCCTCGCTGGGAGCATGTCAGTCTATCGTGGCCAGAGTGTATGCGCCTAAATTCGGCGTGAACCTCAAGGATTTCTTCGTGGAAGTAGAAGGCGATCTTGACCTGGATGGCTTTTTCAACAGGTCGGAGGTACGTCCGGGCTATTCTGACATTCGGTATACATTCCGAATCAAAACAGATTCGCCCAAAGAACAGGTTGAAGAATTTGTACGGTTCCTGGAAAGCAAATGCCCAGTTGGAGATACCCTTGCATATCCGGTTAATCTCAAACTGGACAGCATAATTATCGAAAGCTAA
- a CDS encoding sulfurtransferase, whose amino-acid sequence MDSTVTKRWLLARLYDPEQTIVDCRFTLGKPQEGKERYNKEHIPGAVYLDLELDLSAPVSEHGGRHPLPDTQVLASRLSKLGIGNGSRIVAYDDENGMNAARLWWLLRYLGHEQVFILEGGFSQWKEGNYPVTDHQPVRVPSSFVANVQPQMVAGVGEVREISEQTVGAGTIAKAEVQTNDGTGVSSSPSALPVLIDSRANDRYRGLNETLDKKAGHIPGALNYFWKDTQNADGSFKNAEQLEEHFDGLDKDREIIVYCGSGVTACPNILALEKAGYTKVRLYAGSWSDWISYEDNPVAAGDE is encoded by the coding sequence GTGGACTCTACCGTAACCAAACGCTGGCTGCTCGCCAGACTCTATGATCCTGAACAGACTATTGTAGACTGCCGGTTCACCTTGGGCAAGCCTCAGGAGGGCAAAGAACGTTATAATAAAGAGCATATTCCAGGCGCGGTCTATCTCGATTTGGAACTCGACCTGTCTGCTCCTGTTAGTGAGCATGGCGGCCGGCACCCCCTTCCTGACACGCAAGTGCTGGCATCCCGCCTGTCTAAGCTCGGCATCGGCAACGGTTCACGGATTGTCGCTTATGATGATGAGAACGGCATGAACGCCGCCCGACTGTGGTGGCTGCTGCGCTACCTCGGGCATGAGCAGGTCTTCATTCTGGAGGGCGGCTTCAGCCAGTGGAAAGAGGGCAATTATCCGGTGACGGATCATCAGCCGGTTCGCGTGCCCAGTTCGTTCGTAGCCAATGTTCAGCCGCAGATGGTGGCGGGCGTTGGTGAGGTGAGGGAGATTTCGGAGCAAACGGTAGGTGCTGGAACGATTGCAAAAGCTGAGGTCCAGACGAATGATGGCACAGGTGTATCATCCTCACCTAGCGCTCTTCCCGTTCTGATCGACTCCCGCGCGAATGACCGCTACCGCGGGCTGAACGAGACCTTGGACAAAAAGGCCGGACATATTCCGGGCGCCCTGAACTACTTCTGGAAAGATACGCAGAATGCAGACGGCAGCTTCAAGAACGCGGAGCAACTTGAGGAGCATTTTGACGGACTCGACAAAGACCGCGAGATCATCGTCTACTGCGGCTCAGGTGTTACAGCCTGCCCGAATATACTGGCGCTGGAGAAGGCGGGATACACGAAGGTGCGGCTGTATGCGGGGAGCTGGAGTGACTGGATCAGCTATGAAGATAACCCGGTGGCGGCAGGAGACGAGTAA
- a CDS encoding phosphotransferase: MSQVWPEWKGTLRKRSGGWNNTTYFVESGKRRAVLRIYDTHKDRNKIEFEHTVLLKLAGAGLPFSTPLPIRTASGETLVQLEESGKFACLFAYIEGESPSGQAADYYESFGEAAGILSAALGEIDTGIPSVYRPYYELRTSYPLCTPEALHGLVTDPPESLKELLPELTLLVDAYDNVADSLEQLQSLPHQLVHGDLNASNLLVDEADTARVTALLDFEFCTRDVRVMDAAVILSALLSHEDSERIIRDFWRGYNSKVTLTPEELAAIPVLMLLRKIDVFLHFVTRYWEGTDEVNVLQQQVRELAAEVAAM; the protein is encoded by the coding sequence GTGAGTCAGGTCTGGCCTGAATGGAAGGGAACCTTGCGTAAACGGAGCGGGGGCTGGAATAACACCACTTACTTCGTGGAGAGCGGGAAGCGCCGCGCGGTGCTGCGTATCTACGACACCCATAAGGACAGGAACAAAATAGAATTCGAACATACTGTTCTCCTGAAGCTGGCCGGTGCGGGTCTGCCGTTCAGCACACCTCTTCCGATTCGTACGGCCAGTGGAGAGACCTTGGTTCAGCTCGAAGAGAGCGGGAAATTCGCTTGCTTGTTTGCTTACATCGAAGGGGAATCCCCGTCCGGGCAAGCTGCGGATTACTATGAGTCCTTCGGAGAAGCGGCAGGCATCTTGTCCGCTGCACTGGGTGAGATCGATACGGGCATCCCGTCCGTATACCGTCCGTACTACGAGCTGCGGACCTCCTATCCGCTATGCACCCCTGAAGCGCTGCATGGTCTGGTAACGGACCCGCCCGAGTCTCTGAAGGAGCTGCTGCCGGAGCTTACCCTATTAGTGGATGCTTACGACAATGTGGCTGACTCTCTGGAACAGCTTCAGAGCCTGCCGCATCAGCTGGTGCACGGCGATCTGAATGCTTCCAACCTGCTGGTGGATGAAGCGGATACGGCCCGGGTGACGGCGCTGCTGGATTTTGAATTCTGCACCCGGGATGTACGGGTTATGGATGCTGCTGTAATCCTGTCGGCCTTGCTCAGTCATGAGGACTCGGAGCGGATCATCCGTGATTTCTGGAGGGGTTATAACAGCAAAGTTACACTGACTCCCGAAGAACTGGCGGCTATTCCAGTGCTTATGCTCCTGCGCAAGATAGACGTATTTCTGCATTTTGTCACCCGCTACTGGGAAGGGACCGATGAGGTGAATGTCCTGCAGCAGCAGGTGAGGGAGCTGGCGGCAGAGGTAGCTGCTATGTAG
- a CDS encoding ABC transporter ATP-binding protein — translation MNSTALKAQGPSGPAQEQTVLEMQGVSKVIKGKAIVDNLSFKIQKGEIVGLLGPNGAGKTTTIRMMTGLIRMSGGDVLIHGHSIRKDFKQAISQIGAIIENPEFYPHMSGYDNLLQYLRMSDGAGASRIKEVVELVGLQEAMNKKVRAYSLGMRQRLGIAQALLHSPKLLILDEPTNGLDPAGIREMRDYMRRIAEVEGIAILISSHMLAEIEQICHRAVVIQNGKLVTVTQLTEVPEAQSEVALAIRVDKIEAARTVAGALQGVKVTGADEAHSELHVQLPDGAVPELVAALSEAKVGIYRITENRQSLEEDFLKWTGGNRIA, via the coding sequence ATGAATTCAACCGCTCTTAAGGCTCAGGGGCCGTCTGGCCCGGCGCAAGAACAGACCGTCCTGGAAATGCAGGGTGTCAGTAAAGTGATTAAAGGTAAGGCCATTGTAGATAACCTAAGCTTCAAGATTCAGAAGGGAGAGATCGTCGGGCTGCTGGGACCGAACGGCGCCGGCAAAACGACCACCATCCGGATGATGACCGGACTGATCCGCATGAGCGGAGGGGATGTTCTGATTCACGGGCACAGCATCCGCAAGGATTTCAAGCAGGCGATCTCACAGATCGGGGCGATTATTGAGAATCCCGAGTTCTATCCGCATATGAGCGGGTACGATAACCTGCTGCAATATTTACGTATGAGTGACGGAGCCGGGGCATCTCGGATTAAGGAGGTCGTGGAGCTGGTGGGACTGCAGGAGGCGATGAACAAGAAGGTTCGGGCCTACTCACTCGGTATGCGCCAGCGTCTGGGGATTGCTCAGGCCTTGCTCCACTCGCCGAAGCTGCTCATTCTGGATGAGCCGACCAACGGGCTGGACCCCGCCGGCATCCGGGAGATGCGCGACTATATGCGGAGAATAGCAGAGGTAGAGGGCATTGCCATTCTAATCTCCAGTCATATGCTGGCCGAGATTGAACAGATCTGCCACCGCGCGGTGGTCATTCAGAACGGCAAGCTTGTAACGGTGACACAGCTTACGGAAGTGCCAGAGGCGCAGAGTGAGGTAGCGCTTGCCATCCGGGTAGACAAGATTGAAGCTGCACGGACTGTGGCCGGAGCCCTGCAGGGCGTCAAAGTCACTGGAGCGGATGAAGCCCATTCCGAGCTGCATGTGCAGCTGCCGGATGGAGCCGTACCGGAGCTGGTGGCGGCACTTAGCGAAGCCAAGGTCGGCATATACCGGATTACTGAGAATAGACAAAGTCTGGAAGAGGATTTCCTGAAATGGACAGGGGGCAACCGCATTGCGTAA